In Aedes albopictus strain Foshan chromosome 3, AalbF5, whole genome shotgun sequence, the genomic window TGAAGAGTGAAATTCAGTTTTAAAAGGTATTTGGCTAAGGCTTCTCCCCTTCATTCCTTACTGAAAATCTGGGTACGCAAGTTCTTTCTATTTTTGGCGTAACTTCTAAActgaagcctgtatccgcaataatcgggacacagaagaacagctgtaactctgcaatagggacattaaaattgctcaaatgtgacctaataacatcttcagatgtgttcatttcacctacaaaatttcatgtgaatcggtgcagtactttttgttgtaggaatgaaagagtagaatgcgcgcaattgaattttgtacagcccttagttttgcttgtcagttctgtaacttttgaatttggcaaaggaaatggctgaaattttgaacacagacctctcaatttacatttgttgcataggcaaaatttcaaaaaaatcgatgcactatcaacaatgttatagtcgaaacatgtattgggactgaacgtgttTTTAGCCCCTCGAACAGtgattagtcagcaccctttattgtttggCTTGTACTTTTGAAGGTACTACACCAatcatcatcaaattttgcaggcataatatacttatgatcaactaccttctgtgaaaatttcatgaaaattggaagagaaattcaaaagttatgattagaCAAACATCGCACAGGAgaaacacgaaaaaaaattcaCTAAcattcacccctatcaacaccagtagctttcaaaccaattgatcaaagttaatgaaattttgcaggaaaATGTCTTTATAAGTATCAGAACTGCTTACGAAATTTAATAATTATTATCACAGAACCTTGAACTGTAGCGTGGAAGTACCAAGTATTATGCGGATGAAaaatggtcatgattgtacaaaatgcttaacacCACGTCTCTTTgttttttcatccacagttaaaagtaatgcatcgatttttatgaaatttggcacaaatatgtaataaacatacaccaaagagatctcagtcaattattttgccaattttaccgattcattacagatctacagccgtgcttctgtgtcccgattattgtggatacaggctttaggatAACGCCTGAAGGAAGTTTAATGAGCACTTTTAAAGATATTTATTTTAACTTTCTCAATGACCATTTGCATTTTTACATTGCACAAATAGtcgatgcccaagaaagtcacgGACATTCATATTGACCGACTCTAGTCGGTCTATCTTTTCTAGTCGGTAGATTTCtaaatcaccttcagcatggtttaaATGAGTgaactcgcgtttacgcttcaatTATAATGGACCCTTTCTTATTATGTGACATCTATTTTCTCTAGGGCttcaaaaacttctgcagaaatttcattgCAAATTTTACCAGAATCATTTTCCCACAAGGAAGCTCTTAACAAAATTTTGGAGTAACTCTGCTAGAAAATTTTGAGGTTCTTTAGGATACCaatcaaagaattccttcgaaaactattCATTTCTCGgcggtttaaaaaagaagatgtaaaAAGCATTGCTACTTATATAATTCTTATTATATCATGTTTCCAAACAAGCTCTAGCTATGCCAATGAGCAAAACTATCACTGCTAAATGAATCCGGTAACAAAAACTTGGTTCATGGTAATTACATTACCGGCTTCCAGTCTTTTGTAATTGTAATCAACAACAGACAACAGACTGGAAGCTATTACCCCAAACCGACATATCACAGTCGCATTCTCTAAGATAGTTGAATGAAACTGTCATCATTCAAAGATTTGGTTTTTATCCTGTTGGAAAAGCAGGGCTGTGCCATTTTTTCTCTCTTTAGGAGCATCCGAATTTGTTTCGGTATGTTTCGTAGGGAGTGATAGAAGGCATTTTAGAGAATTCAAATTCGCAACcaacatttttaccagaaacataTTGTTTGGAGTACTTGCGTTCAATGAGTTCagaccttcttcttctttgtagCTCTACGTTCCTACCTTCATTCGTGGCTGTCCTTCCTTAATTTCGTGGCCGTCATCTAATTCAAGTACGTTATGAAATTTCCTGCTAAAATTTTATTTATATCTGTCTAAACTACAAAGCCCAGACTCTCACATAATCCACTTGGAAAGAGGACTCCTTGCCTCTGTTTTCGCCCATGCGCCAAGTCGGGACCCAATAATTCCTGCCATTCCAGAAGTCACGGGCTGCAGTTGGCGAGGTGTTTGCCCAAGGCTTACCGCGGGCACCATTGGTCGCCGGTGGAACATCTGGGAAGAAACCGTTGGTTCCTCCGACAGCCAAATTCATAATGATGTAGAACTCTTGATCGAATGGAGCCATGTTGGTGGCATGCATCCAAGGATTCTCGGAAGCTGGCGAAGTAGTAACAAAGCCACCCTTAGCCCAGAATCCGGCACCAGCGTCATTTCGTCGGAGCACTTGGTTGTCCACGCTGAACGTAATGTGATCTTGGGTCCATTCGAGCTGGTACAAATGGAAACCGTTGTTGAAGCCTTGTCCGGCAGCTGAATTTCTGTAAGCAACTGTGGTGGCCCAACCATTCTGATCCGGGTTAGGTCCAAAGTGCAAAGTAGAACCAACTTGTTCAACACCAATATGTACGCCTCCATTGCGGTAGTCAATGTTACCACGCGATTCCATCAGATCGATTTCGCCAGAGGCCGGCCACGATCCATAGACTTGACGTTTCGGCAAAAGCCAAAGAGCAGGCCATAACCAGTCTCCAGTTGGTACCTTCGCTCTAACTTCCATGCGTCCATACTTGAAGTTGAATGATTCCACGGTTCGTACCCGAGCACTTTTGATTGGGTTGATGATGTTATTAACATTTCCAGCACGTTCACAACCATAGAAGAATGGACCAGTGCACAGATCAGCCGGTTGACCTCCATGAAGGTTCAAGGTTCCACTGCTCAGGAAGCCTTCGCCAGTATCGTCAGCAACCAAAGTGGGACGAATGTAGAAAATACCGTTTTCGCAGTAAGAGTTCGCTCGGTTGTTGGTATACCATTGGAATTCCCAGTTCTGTGGGATATTGTTTCAATTAGAATAGTAATGATTTCACATTTGAATGTTGAACTTACACCACCACCGGCTAGAGTATTTTCGTGTTCCCATTTCTCTAAATCCAAAAAGTTGAAGTTATCTTCGAAGATAAGATCTCCAGAGCAGTATGGACCGGCGCGTGCTTGACTTCCGCTAGCAGTTGTCGGCGAAGCTACACACTTCGGGGCACTTTCTTCGGCTAGTGTCACTGCCAGAAGGCACGCTAACATTAGAACAATTTTCATTTTAAACGACTTTGGCGCTACATAAAAGAGCACTAATCGGATTTGGCCTAAACTGTTTACTTTTATACCAATGGATAATCGATATATTATCTTATCATCGGTTATCATCATGTGTATTATTCTGTTGTCTATAGCGTCCCCCAGCAAAGGCATCAAGTTTGTATTATTTTGGAGATTGTAAGTCGATTAAGTTCGCTTCGTAATGGCTATAGATAAGAATTGACATGCACTGTTTGAGTGTCAGGGTGTTCCATCATCAGCTTAATGCTACTGTAGTACAACAGGTCGTTTAACGACTCCTGTGGTATCTGATCAATGGGACGTGACTCTGATAAGCATCTGTTTGGAATTTTACAACTCATGAAATCTATTAATGGAAAAAGCTTTTGTGTACTTTGGATACTCCTATAGGGATGTATGGGAAAAGTGAGCACTTTTCGTTTGTTTGGCATTTTTCGACTAGAACTGGATGTTATTGCGTTGAGACGGGCTTGAAGATCCTGGGTTCAACCCTTGGCGCGTCTCCCTTCACCTACTGTGTATCTTTCTATCTTCTTACTCTTTTTCGCTTCTCTATCCATAGCCAtcactagaacagaaacgggttgaaaaagccgtttccctcgcTTCCAACTTAACCCggcagcggtcgcgtcgtgtactgagtacacgcaccatgaaaaatgcacgcttgtggtacacaacgTGAGCGCAGCGTCGCTGCAGGTTATCAAAGACGCAAAGAGCAGTCGAGGGTTAAGAGTCGGTGCTCAGTGTCAATCAtacaacgcctacaagttatgcaaccaagctaAATGTACCGCTTCTCCTTCAGAgtgatcaatcaatcaatcgatcaCCTAAATATagcccctatccatggatcgcatcaccgaccaaagGTCCCAGATCTCACATCCTTCCCTACTAATAAAATATCCCATCCATGCTGGTTAGGGACGCAgcgtgctctcggtctttagtagtaaCAAACATTACACTCTAACAttttttcccttcccaactgaatGTAAGGCCATAGCCgacgccggtattgatccaaaatgtatgagctacttagattgcactttgagaatcagcaattcataccagttcagatcaatcccggaggagcaaccattgacatgtatattcAGTCTAATCTAAGCGAAGGTAGAACTGGATGTTATTGCGTTGAAACGGCTGCCTCAGTCTTATTATATTAACGATTAATTTTATTCTACTCGACTATTgacattaagactgagatagccgtttcaacccaatttatttatttattttttatatcaGCCGACTGTCgttcgttgtcgatcggccgttgaTGAAACCGACTCTATGAACTACTTAGCTTTAGATCACAAacaatggaagatgatctggtataGCATTTGCAGGTGGCATTCAAAATTCAATCGATTGGAAGTTCTGATCTCTCCTTCCACTCCTGTGGTAACGGACAGAGACTCCTAAGATGTTACGCCAGGCATACCACACGGatttagtgcacgttcagcgtggctgtctgggtcatattgaccccaacgtcATATTAAGGATAAGATAAagtataatcaacaatagtacgccataaTACTCGGTACGTGGCTGCCGGTCTGCGTCCTCGCCCTCGGTcacacccaatgctcgccaagtcacgctccgcaTGGTTCGCTCATCGGACCTTCATGCGCCCCGCACCTTCTTGTGCCATACGGATCGTTAACGAAAaccaactttacagggttgttgtgcGCTATTTttccaacatgccctgtccacgaTATATatccggctttagccaccttctggacATCGGAtgcgccgtagagtgcagcaagctcgtggtacATCCTTCTcagccacacactgttctcctgcataCCGCCAAAGATCGCCCTTGATACGCGTCacccgaaaactccgagtgcttgcaggtctttctcgagcatggtccatgtcttgtgtTCGAGAACCATCGCTCGTataagcattttgtacatggtgcttTTGGTGCGGGGTTGAACCATTTTAGAAGGACGCTTTTTCGAGAGCCCGTATTAGGCACGACTACCACTGGTGATGAGCTTTCGAATTTCGCGGCTTACATAGCTGTCAGCCGTCAGTGAGGATCCCAGATAGATGAATTCTTACAGCACCTCaaaagtatctccgtctatcgtgacattactacATATTTAGCTAGATGGATCCGATTGTGTTCGCGTTCGGTAGCATGTACTTTGCCTCTGATGCATTCACCACCAGTACGACTTTTGCAGCTTCGTGTTTCATGCGGGCGTACaactctgccaccgttctaaattttctggcaataatgtccatgttgtGCGCAAACCACACAAATTGACAAATTTGTGAAaaccgtaccccggctgttgagctagGCTCATCGCATTGCACATACCAGAGCGATATGTTGAAGAGTATGCATGAGAGGCCGTTacattgtcgcagtccccggtgataTTCAAATGAACTAAATAGTTCACtggaaactcttacgcagttatGCACACCGTTCATCTTTGCTTTGGTCAGTCTGGTCAGTTAGCCCAGGAAGCTCtgggcggtcgatactgtcgtaagctgccttgaagtcgatgaacaagcgaTGCGTTGGGagctgatattcacggcatttttaaaggatttgACGGAagttgatctgggatagcactttttaggcgacattcaaaatggtgatcgctctgaagttctcacattcaaaatggtcgcctttcttgtaaatgaGGCAGAATACTCCTTCCTTCCACATctgcggtagctgttcggttccctAGACCCTATCAACTATCAACTAATGCAAacaggggggggggacaaaaaagttgtgggtccatcttgatgagttcagaatCCTTAatttctctcagcgtgggagttggataaTTTCCGTTCTCCGCAGCACTGGCATAATCTCCTCCGTTGCGGTGGTCTCCTGTGCCCACATTCTGCACGGCATTCATGTGCACActgaagtgctgtttccacctttcgaccacctcacatccgtccgtcaataggctcccgtccttatcatTGCATATTTTGGCTCGTGGTGGCACaaagccgttgtgggatgcgttaAGCCCCATTCCGTGTTTCTTGGCAACGGCACAGCACTTCCATTTCCTTGCACTTCGCTTTttacaggcggcgctttttcaccGGAAAGAATCAGTTCTGTTATTCGTAACTTTTCACGTTCTGCCggtttccttgctgcagcataaccacccgcgctgcgttcttcttctccaaaatcgctctgcactccttgtcgaaccattcgtttcgtcgattcctttccacgtacccgatagtgctctcgattGAGTCGTTAATCACTGCTTTTACTGCACTCCATTAGACCTCTAGAGGGGCCTGAGCTCGGCTAGCAACGATGTATCGAGATTCTGAGCAATTGAGGCGACATCTAGTTGCTTCAGTCAGGTTGCAACGtgatggtcgccggtaccgtacactgttgatgacggaaagttttgatctcaatttgaccatcaccacgtagtggtcggagtcgatgctcctgacgtcgataatgtcgaagaagtgccgtccgtcaaccagaacgtggtcgatttgtgattccaTCTGAGATCATTActaggtgtaacgataaaggaTCCCGTGTGCTACGCATGGCTAGGTTTtttgaggcggcgaaatcgatgagtcgtaggcctATTTCATTCGTCAGCTGAcaggtctgaattccttctcttAGCATACCTGACCGTTTAGATCTCCTGTGATAATCGTGACGTTGTGATCagtagcgtgcgcagctttttcttttttctcactcactctcgtaaacaaacacgagaaagaaaaggatgaaagagggggtaCTGCGCACGCTAGTGATCGTGACtcgggcagcggtcgtactcgcattcgagctgcgcgtgaaatgcgtccttgtcatcaccaGTGCATCCGGAtagtgggctgtgcacgttggtTATGCTGAAGTTGAGGAATTTAAACCTTGATCCACAATCTGCACATATTTTTGTCGATCGGCCACTAACCCATTACGCACCTCTAAATaccgcccatcacgatgaaagctgtttagGGCTTGCATGCCGCACCATGTATTTTGTCCAACACACCGAGTCTCCAATAGCGATTTCTTTTATGTTGCTGACGCCATTGCCATTGCGTTGGCATACCTAGGTTTGTATTTCTatcttattttaatattttcgttGCCATTCTTTTAATTTGCAACTGGAACGCAATGCCGGGAACTAATTTTCAGACATTAGGATTTCTTCACTGGCACAAGGACGTTGATCAGCAGACCCGGGATCAGCATGCGGGACAAGCGCTATTCTAACCTGGAAAACATATGCTCAGGTTTTCCTTCCCTTCCTTCCTTCCGCTATCCCTTCTCTAAGTTTATGACCAAAGTTTCTATCAGGGttaattctgttattctgttattctgttataatcaacgcacccccgggccgtggccaatctgcgttgaatcgctgggcgatacgtctaccagtagacttgtatctgccctatgctaaaccgattagcatagcaagtcctttccactgatgagtaggctcgaatgtcccgctcctccctataacccatagggggaaataaggagttttcagtttcaagttttgcatgaatcatgacaccaactctttctaccataatgctttaaaaattctgaaataaaagaaaactaatatgatgaaaataattgagatgcaagtttttatacaaaatttaatgatcagttatttaaaggtgaattgaagaaatgttaagtacggtacctatattataaaatgttccgCACAGCCACGAATGTGATGAATAAGCAAACACATAAATATTCTATTTgcctagtagtagaaagagttgcgtgCCTGTTTATAAAAGTTTTTACTTATCTTGATTGCTCCGGACAATTTCCGTTTGTGTTTGGGTACTTCGTGGGTGTACCAGGATAAGTTTTCTTCAGAACTATGGCGTTTtctggaattaaaaaataaaaggaaatactgggccgcacagctccgcggcccacttatattagtataaacatatatatatatatatatatatatatatatatatatatatatatatatatatatatatatatatatatatatatatatatatatatataggacgaagtagtcagtttttgtcgatttcgtcaagtatgcgtcttaagtcttgagtcttgatcacccgttggcttcgaatctataagcaagcactattaaatgctgcactttcacactattggtttcgacttcttagttattttaaattgatatggcaagaaaacattattaagcattagccattcaaaacatattagggtttactcacaaaacaactatcacatatgaaaatactgatattgaaaattaaaattaatattaatcacaagtaaatacaatgtcagcactgtgaatgagcaattcgaatacacgagatactactatttgttgcatattgattgttaaaattaaccaaatAGTGGAAAGCCCAGACAACAATTCCAAGTCTGTTGACTCCAGAAAGATCCCAAGATTCGTCACAAAGCACAAAtgttttcattatgattcacaacgactctcgcaacccttcccgactcaaccgactggacctgttttctgagtatagaaactactaagccctagcaggttcctcctgtttatcgagcatttctgataaatcagctatactccatctgtagcagccgaaggtgatgttttcattacaagaattataaTTAACTTCCTTCACTTAAATACCGTCAAATCCTGTGATCTTGGCTAGGGAGTAAACAGTTACGtgaagttgtatcaaaattctacagagtgttggggaaggggaggggagataaacatacttcttcctacacctagcagttcggatcttctgttcacactgtcattccaaccttctttcagtgtgaaacgtttctggatctgaaacgggtggtatcactttacgatactcttctatcatgaacatagataggctcagtgtaccagttatggctatagtacctcaaattcgccatagttgattttcaacctttaaagatacaaatcaacaagaaaaaaatcgtgaataacagatcacgatcacaaaagatgattgcaatcattcaaacttcacaatttgctcaaattatggtagaaataaatcattttccttaacttttcggcctccttgcaccctatttcgccatagtgtaccagttatggcaactcccataaggaatgcatgtaaatagtgcgaagtggaacccaaattaacaaatgtgtccataactggtacagggttcctatcattggcacacgccgtaataaatactaaaagtagttttggctccgtttctataattttcctataaagtatggaaacaaatcaatcatttgacttattgtttacatccgtcggtcttcttcttatttttgtagaaatagtttttcttaggtagtgcgataactggtacaggcaccctaactacttttaaaaataaaagttttgtcctactacctattttatacctgaaagatgttaattggtcaaatgtttcgttcagcaagtctaatgtccatattgatgatacaaccttttattaatgagtaataatgttccttacagttgtgaggcaatataacattcaactcgttgagtgcaagttatgaacctacagaaaattttttattaggctgttacctctaaaactactaaacacatattgaaacgtgaaattgtattgtaataattgatcctaatcttaaccctatcactggaacgcgtttgaagcaaattgatattgctaatgatttggttgggcattaaaagtttttttggtttcgacaatagtcacatactatgccctacgacattgacgattctattgtctatggctcacctatttcgtgccaaccagcagggacttggtctggtacccaattcagtatatccgctccacgtaatataccgcacctcttttgatttgtgatatattacgcggaacattactctcttcattcggatagcggctatgtaacccattggattaaaagcctccatcaaacatgaagcgattaatcggagactgaagactctataccaaatttggctcagagacaggtaatcagtgagaccagtttttctcgtttgtcagagacgattgatacgtattaagacaaattttccactgcatctgccagcaataatcggtgatcgatcaacattccgagtaccccaatttacacaagaatgccaaggatcaccgctcatgctttacaatacagttggaaaaactagaacaacacctggccacaatgatgcataacgcactaaagcggaccggaagtgttggtgagccagcccccaccatgACCAAAGTTTCTATCAGGGTTAATTACCGTATATTTCCTACGGTTCGCAACTCAGCCGCAGTCACAAAGAGGCACAATAGGGTTGCTGGGAAGAATGGTGgagtctgtttttttttctgtttggggcATAAGGGGCTgtgcattaattacgtaagggttaatgggggggaggggggttttgagaaatcttacgcgtcatacaaacatttttgggttctcatacaaaaaatcttacaagggagggagggggtgtcagaaaatcgcaaaaattcccttacgtaattaatggacagcccctaaccactgcgaccaatatagATCAAATATatgtggtatatcccgtgtcctttgtatagtgcatgtcgtgttACTTCATCACTATTGAGCAgtaataaagtattcggttttgttacagtagtcattttcaacttaatcgcaaggaaggattctgattgaaaggttccGCATTAGCACGCTCCTTTTCCAGTCAAAATCGaatcccttaacgaaaaagtcaaaAAATGATACCGATACCTATTGAACATGCATCGGAACCCTTAGTGCATCAAACCAGTgtacaacgaaaaaaaaaagattagaaATACTTATCCagttttccttgtttcaagatcattTTCGGCCACAAGCAAACCGAGACCTTTCACTTTTAAcaaggtatgaaatgtaataagagccaaagtttttcctttaattactaaaatatgctgtttgatagttggaagcagttagggtagtggaggtattttggaccgggcaggtattttggcccacctagggagatttatgatatttatcacataatctctactaaatcttggtaattttttattggaacacgaaaagtattcaactgtgtgatgacctttattttggatgtcagttaaatatgctgttcagtatcaaaaatagagaaaatgttttcacttccaatgaaacgcacggaaaagcaccaaaaacaaaagagctgacaaatttgtagtcggcttcgaagaggtattaaattttacaaataaatatttatttcatgtgaatgtagttagggccatgtaagaactcaaaataaactgtttttaacctcggtggagcgataatattcgctaaaatggtggtttgaggtatggccaaaatatgttcaacataatcagatg contains:
- the LOC109429164 gene encoding beta-1,3-glucan-binding protein, with product MPLLGDAIDNRIIHMMITDDKIIYRLSIGIKVNSLGQIRLVLFYVAPKSFKMKIVLMLACLLAVTLAEESAPKCVASPTTASGSQARAGPYCSGDLIFEDNFNFLDLEKWEHENTLAGGGNWEFQWYTNNRANSYCENGIFYIRPTLVADDTGEGFLSSGTLNLHGGQPADLCTGPFFYGCERAGNVNNIINPIKSARVRTVESFNFKYGRMEVRAKVPTGDWLWPALWLLPKRQVYGSWPASGEIDLMESRGNIDYRNGGVHIGVEQVGSTLHFGPNPDQNGWATTVAYRNSAAGQGFNNGFHLYQLEWTQDHITFSVDNQVLRRNDAGAGFWAKGGFVTTSPASENPWMHATNMAPFDQEFYIIMNLAVGGTNGFFPDVPPATNGARGKPWANTSPTAARDFWNGRNYWVPTWRMGENRGKESSFQVDYVRVWAL